Genomic window (Alnus glutinosa chromosome 9, dhAlnGlut1.1, whole genome shotgun sequence):
AGACGAGCCATTTCatagtcaaaatttaatattgttgtATCTAACAGTATAAATGATActacatcatttaaattttttgaatgacGTATCAATATATTTATCACACAACATCATCTACCATTAAATATAAACAACATTGAACTTCACATGAGCGAGTGCAGAAATGTCATGCATGGCAACTCCCGAAGAAGTTAGCTTTCGAGTTTAAAAAGATTCTTTGTTTTATGCAACTGTTGCTCATAAAAAAATCATGCTTATTGATTTAAATGACCCATCAAATGTTTGGGACCCCTCCCAAAAcctactttggtagtttggtcgAACCATCTCCATCAATTTACCATTTGCTTGGATGGTGATCCATCAGTAGAAACCGATCACATGCGCAGAATATCCGGGTAGCATGTCAATGAACATGACAGTTTTACATCCATTTTTGAGTATTATCAAGGAAAGGATCCACATGATACTTGGTGGCCAGACTCTCGTTCAAAAGAAtgcattattatatatatttttatgatagAGATGGTTAACAATCCgaacaacaaatataaataaacCTTTATAAGAGAACAATTTACTCACTTATTAGAACATATGAGTCTTATAAAAGTTCTCCCACTGTCTAATTGTTGAACATCCAGATCCCATATTTGCACTCTTCCCACGACATCACTTTTTGATATCAATCTACAAATTAACAATTCAAACAACAAAAGTGGGAAAACTTTTATAATAGAGCAATTCACCCACTTATTAGAATAGAATAAGTCTCTATTACCGTCTAATTGCTGAACATCCAAATCCCATATTTGCACTCTTCCCAAGACATCAGTTTTTGTTGTCAATTGCAACAGTCATACAATGGCATTTTCTATTTAAAAGCTGCCCATTCTTCAAAAGAATCACATAAATGAATGGATTTatcagaaaaattgaaaaagttttttccTCGTACAGCTcgagaaaaattcaaaattacaTCTTTGTATaaaatcttataattaatatcaCTATGATTCGAGTACTTTTCCTTATTCCTTATTCTTGacccaaaaaagcaaaaaaatttgcAGTCAGATCCTGGAAATACAAAAGCAAAAATTGCAACTTGTGTCCGTAGGAATCGTGCCCACAAAACATTAATTATTTGTCAATCAATCATATGAGTTGTAGAACAAGAAGCAGAGCATTCACTTAACAAACATTAAATTACAGTTTTCCAATCCCCTAATGTCTTCAAATAATATTCACAAAATGACAACAAAGTTCCTTGCCAACATCGAGTCCAGAAAGGAGACTCTTTCTCATAATATTTCCCTTCTTTTACCTGAAGGAGATGAAACCCATGCTTCTGGAGTGTTTTCATGCGCCATCATCCCATGGCATACTTCTGTGTCCAGCTGCGAGCAGTGGCTTCATACTTGCCTCTGTCGGTCTTGTACATGTGAGCAATTTCCGGGACAAGCGGATCGTCGGGGTTGGGGTCCGTCAACAGGGAGCATATGGACAACAGCACCTAAAATACCAGGACGTTAGTAAGAAAGACTCGaccaaaatacatttttattaatACCTGACAACTCAGTGGTgtatttcaaaataaattttgatgcTGCACAATAAATTTTGATGCTGCACAAGAGTTCAAAAATGCTTTTCATACACTAAACCAATAATAATTCTGAGTATAAATGGCTCATTGGTAGAGCTATCATCACTCGGGTTAAGTCCAGACGGCTCACTATTATTGCAGATGATCTAATCTACTATTGCTGCATATGATAACCATCAATCCATCACTCTGCATTTTTTCAACAAATTCTCAACATCAGAAGCACACttctatttttcatttcacCATATCCATGTTGCATCACAGTTGTGTTGCCTTTTAGGCACCAAGCTCTGTGGAGTCAAGAAAATTCCtagttttacaatttttttgattttgttgatcTTCAACCATTACTAAAGATAGTCTGCATTTAGGCATGATTCACAATTAACAAGTCTGGCTATGCACCAGCAAATACAAGCTTGTCAGTGGGTTGAGGAGCTTTATTAGCATCATCTAGATATTCACTTCTATCACCAGCAGATAATTAACAAGCACATCCACATGTTCCAAAACAGATAGCTTCAATGAAGCCCATGGACACAAGCTCCATATCTGAACCCAACCTGGGTAACAATTTGACCATCAACTCACAAAATGCACTAACAAACAGCAACCTTGTAGAGATGAGAAACAATTGATGACATGGGATAAACTAAGCTTTACTATCATAACTTTCTTCCAAGGTATAGATGGTATTATTCTGACTGACATTTGATTGATTTCTCACATTGATGTGGTAATTTAGCAGCATAGTGAGACATGAGTCTCAATCACTTGAAATTGatgaaaatcaataaagcatATTGCAAAATGATATCAAGTAAGCTGTTATTCCAGAAAATGGTGTATAATCGTGCATAGCAGCATAAACCAGACCACTGATCTGGTAATGATGGTAGAACCTGTGACtgtaaactaaaaattaaaaaatgggaATAGTTCTAGGAAACCTTGGAAATGGTTAGTGCCGGGCTCCACTGTTCTTTAAGAATATCCAGACATATGCTTCCATTGCTATTAATATTTGGGTGGAATACCTTAGTCCTAAATGCAACCTGAAAGTACATAATAATGTTAGTGTTCTtcatttctaaaataaataacacaatataaccaaaaaaaatcaagacatGGTAATATAAACTACCACAAAGTCAGCACCATttaagatgaaaaagaaaaagaaaaagaaaaggcaaagatGATTGAAGTGCCAACACTATGACTTCCCGTTTGAAAGCATACTACACTCTGCACTTCACatgaaatatacatataaagtTAATACTGCAATTTCTCTAGTGAAACACCATAATCTACAGTTTTTACATCAACAACACACCGTGTCACTTTGcttattttataaaatgtgtAACCTATATATCAATGTTCACATAAACCCCTAATCATCAATCTCATATGTGAAGActtcaatatataatttttacccAAAAAAGCTATAAATAATTACATGTACATGTATCCAAGCACCAAATATTTCTTCTGCATATTATACCTCATTCTTTCAATGTAAAAGCAAACATATACCATTAGATAGATAATATCCAATACGCAAAATCTAGCACATGATTTAATCACAAGACATCATGCATTTAATGAGGCAAAACTAATGACTCATATTCTGCACAAACATTTTTGCAAAATGTTAATGATCTCCCAACAAGATTACGCTCTCTGGAATTGCTTACAATTACTAAACCCAAAATTTCAGTTTTAAATTGATGAGAAAGTTTCAATAGCTAAATTGCAATTTTCAAAATCACAGATCTTTCAGAGTAAGTACTAGCAGATCTTTGATCATAACATAGACAAAAATTTG
Coding sequences:
- the LOC133878030 gene encoding ubiquitin-conjugating enzyme E2-17 kDa-like; the protein is MASKRILKELKDLQKDPPTSCSAGPVAEDMFHWQATIMGPADSPYAGGVFLVSIHFPPDYPFKPPKVAFRTKVFHPNINSNGSICLDILKEQWSPALTISKVLLSICSLLTDPNPDDPLVPEIAHMYKTDRGKYEATARSWTQKYAMG